In Aegilops tauschii subsp. strangulata cultivar AL8/78 chromosome 3, Aet v6.0, whole genome shotgun sequence, one genomic interval encodes:
- the LOC123497787 gene encoding E3 ubiquitin-protein ligase SINA-like 10 — MQGAAVDGRSRALPDKADTSSKKARQDLPDGHMKQEAAGGGDGGAIVMAAYNPRAELAVRIDKQVLHCPLCTLPFKPPVFQCKAGHPACGGCVAQLPFGQCMACVDSGGFFDPCPALDAVVSSTRIGCPNAGCQWYVTYHEVAEHQKACPHAPCHCTEPGCGYVGAPQALAGHINTVHSAPLRAVQYGKVSQLQLPVSTPRLVLLGDDNRVFLLTVGALGAGAAVVSVVCARARAATRPRFTCKMWVNLGPPPAAAANCGKEDMVLVDMHIRSSSSPGAVAAADEPTFLPVPRMYLVPAAARDGTSMEVPLHIRIDKLSPLSDALV, encoded by the exons ATGcaaggcgccgccgtcgatgGGAGGAGCAGGGCTTTGCCGGACAAGGCCGACACGAGCTCCAAGAAGGCGCGGCAGGACCTGCCCGACGGCCACATGAAGCAAGAGGCGGCCGGTGGAGGAGACGGAGGCGCCATCGTCATGGCGGCGTACAACCCGCGAGCGGAGCTCGCCGTGAGGATCGACAAGCAAGTGCTCCACTGCCCCCTCTGCACCCTCCCCTTCAAGCCCCCCGTCTTCCAG TGCAAAGCGGGGCACCCGGCCTGCGGCGGCTGCGTGGCCCAGCTGCCCTTCGGGCAGTGCATGGCGTGCGTGGACAGTGGTGGCTTCTTCGACCCCTGCCCTGCGCTGGACGCCGTGGTGTCCTCCACCAGGATCGGGTGCCCCAACGCCGGCTGCCAGTGGTACGTGACCTACCACGAGGTCGCCGAGCACCAGAAAGCATGCCCGCACGCGCCCTGCCACTGCACGGAGCCCGGCTGCGGCTATGTCGGCGCACCACAGGCGCTCGCCGGCCACATCAACACCGTCCACTCGGCGCCGTTGCGTGCCGTGCAGTACGGCAAGGTCAGCCAGCTCCAGCTGCCGGTGTCGACCCCGCGGCTGGTGCTCCTCGGTGACGACAACCGCGTGTTCCTCCTGACCGTGGGCGCTCTCGGCGCCGGTGCGGCCGTCGTGTCCGTGGTGTGCGCCAGGGCTAGGGCGGCGACGCGGCCCCGGTTCACGTGCAAGATGTGGGTCAACCTGGGGCCgcccccggcggcggcggcgaactgCGGCAAGGAGGACATGGTGCTGGTGGACATGCACATCAGGAGCAGCTCGTCGCCCGGCGCGGTGGCCGCCGCGGACGAGCCAACGTTCCTGCCGGTGCCGCGGATGTACCTGGTTCCAGCAGCAGCAAGGGACGGGACGTCCATGGAAGTTCCCCTGCACATCCGCATCGACAAGCTCTCCCCTTTGTCCGACGCATTGGTTTGA